The following are encoded in a window of Flavobacteriales bacterium genomic DNA:
- the dnaJ gene encoding molecular chaperone DnaJ — protein MSKRDPYEVLGVGRNATADEIKKAYRKLAIKYHPDKNPGDKAAEEQFKEAAAAYEILSDPDKKAKYDRFGHAGPGMGGFQGGGSMNMEDIFSQFGDIFGDAFGGGAFGGFGRGGGRRVIKGSNLRVRLRLTLEEIALGAEKKIKVTKLVRAKGSEYGTCGTCGGSGQVRRVQSTFLGQMQTVSTCPACGGIGQTVSKRAPGSDEHGLIREEVVVPLQIPAGVEEGMQLNISGMGNEAPAGGVPGDLLVVIEEEANADLRRDGMNLHHEVFISMVDAALGASIEVPLVRGKAKVKIEPGTQTNHVLRLRGKGLPDVHGRGTGDLFVHIAVWTPTDLSKEEKAALEKLRHSPGFQPKPTAKDKGFFERVKEMFGS, from the coding sequence ATGAGCAAACGCGATCCATATGAGGTCCTGGGCGTAGGCCGCAACGCCACGGCCGATGAGATCAAGAAAGCCTACCGCAAGCTGGCCATCAAGTACCACCCGGACAAGAACCCGGGCGACAAGGCCGCCGAGGAGCAGTTCAAGGAGGCCGCTGCGGCCTACGAGATCCTGAGCGATCCCGACAAGAAGGCCAAGTACGACCGGTTCGGACATGCAGGACCTGGCATGGGCGGCTTTCAGGGTGGGGGCTCCATGAACATGGAGGACATCTTCTCCCAGTTCGGCGACATCTTCGGCGATGCCTTCGGGGGCGGCGCCTTCGGTGGTTTCGGGCGCGGGGGCGGAAGGCGTGTGATCAAGGGCAGCAACCTGCGCGTGCGGTTGCGGCTCACCCTGGAGGAGATCGCCCTCGGCGCCGAGAAGAAGATCAAGGTGACCAAACTGGTGCGCGCCAAAGGGAGCGAGTACGGCACCTGCGGCACCTGCGGCGGAAGCGGTCAAGTGCGCCGTGTGCAAAGCACATTTCTTGGTCAGATGCAGACCGTGAGCACCTGCCCGGCCTGCGGCGGCATCGGACAAACGGTGAGCAAGCGCGCTCCCGGCAGCGACGAACATGGCCTTATCCGCGAAGAGGTTGTGGTGCCCCTGCAGATCCCCGCTGGCGTGGAGGAGGGCATGCAGCTCAACATCAGCGGCATGGGCAATGAGGCCCCGGCGGGTGGTGTGCCCGGCGATCTGTTGGTGGTGATCGAGGAGGAGGCGAACGCCGATCTGCGCCGCGATGGCATGAACCTGCACCACGAGGTCTTCATCAGCATGGTGGACGCCGCGTTGGGAGCTTCGATCGAAGTGCCCTTGGTGCGTGGCAAGGCGAAGGTGAAGATCGAACCCGGCACCCAGACCAACCACGTGCTGCGCCTGCGAGGCAAGGGCCTGCCGGATGTGCATGGGCGTGGCACGGGCGACCTCTTCGTACACATCGCCGTCTGGACCCCCACCGACCTGAGCAAGGAGGAAAAGGCCGCCTTGGAGAAACTGCGCCACAGCCCCGGCTTCCAACCCAAGCCCACCGCCAAGGACAAGGGGTTCTTCGAACGCGTGAAGGAGATGTTCGGCAGCTGA
- a CDS encoding prohibitin family protein: MTARIVPLLAVMAAVLLLSSCTTVRQGNVGVKQRFGKLSERTITSGLVMVNPFTTRVIKVPVRTVNREIVMDLPSKEGLNVRSEISILYRIKPGMVPHIIENVGTNYEQAIIVSVFRSAAADICSKHFAKDMHSAQRAAIEKEMSDHMNELLEPRGFVIEAVLMKSIQLPQGLARAIEDKLEAEQRAQQMEFELQRERLEAQRKVIEAEGVRDAQLVLGQGLNEEILRLRSIEAFERLSRSANAKVIITDGATPFLIQGEK, encoded by the coding sequence ATGACCGCTCGTATCGTCCCATTGCTGGCCGTGATGGCCGCCGTGCTTCTGCTTTCCTCCTGCACCACCGTCCGCCAGGGCAACGTGGGCGTGAAACAGCGCTTCGGCAAGTTGAGCGAGCGCACCATCACTTCGGGCCTGGTGATGGTGAACCCCTTCACCACGCGGGTGATCAAGGTGCCTGTGCGCACGGTGAACCGCGAGATCGTGATGGACCTGCCGAGCAAGGAGGGACTGAACGTGCGCAGCGAGATCAGCATCCTTTACCGGATCAAGCCCGGCATGGTGCCGCATATCATCGAGAATGTGGGCACGAACTACGAACAGGCCATCATCGTGAGCGTGTTCCGTTCGGCGGCGGCCGACATATGTTCCAAGCACTTCGCCAAGGACATGCACAGCGCGCAGCGAGCGGCGATAGAGAAGGAGATGAGCGACCACATGAACGAATTGCTGGAGCCACGCGGCTTCGTGATCGAAGCGGTGCTGATGAAGAGCATCCAGTTGCCGCAGGGCCTGGCGCGCGCCATAGAGGACAAGCTGGAAGCCGAGCAGCGCGCGCAGCAGATGGAGTTCGAGCTTCAGCGGGAGCGGCTGGAGGCGCAGCGCAAGGTGATCGAGGCCGAAGGGGTGCGCGACGCGCAACTGGTGCTGGGGCAGGGCCTCAACGAGGAGATCCTGCGGCTGCGCAGCATCGAGGCCTTCGAGCGCTTGTCACGTTCGGCCAATGCCAAGGTGATCATCACCGATGGGGCCACGCCCTTTCTGATCCAAGGTGAAAAGTAG
- a CDS encoding YegP family protein has product MATGRFEVFVDRAGEFRFNLLASNGQVILSSEGYTRKASCLNGIESVRRHSAEDRFFDRIISRDGQYRFVLKAANGEIIGTSERYTTAEGLENGIASVRMHAPGSVVMER; this is encoded by the coding sequence ATGGCCACCGGAAGATTCGAAGTGTTCGTGGACCGTGCGGGCGAGTTCCGCTTCAATCTGCTGGCCAGCAACGGCCAGGTGATCCTCAGCAGCGAAGGGTACACGCGCAAGGCATCCTGCCTGAACGGGATCGAAAGCGTGCGGCGCCACAGTGCCGAGGACCGCTTCTTCGACCGCATCATCAGCCGCGACGGCCAGTACCGTTTCGTGCTGAAAGCGGCCAACGGCGAGATCATCGGTACCAGCGAACGCTATACCACCGCGGAAGGCCTGGAGAATGGCATCGCCTCCGTGCGGATGCACGCGCCCGGATCGGTGGTGATGGAACGCTGA
- the ade gene encoding adenine deaminase, translated as MPGTTLRGMLVDIPARRIRKAELLILDGLIADIRETSGPVEGFILPGFIDAHVHVESSMLIPSAFARLAVVHGTVATVSDPHEIANVLGEAGVDHMLNDGARTPFHFFFGAPSCVPATVFETAGARLDSDAVGRLLERPGIRYLSEVMDFPGVINGDPEVMRKLEHARRLGKPIDGHAPGLRGEAAERYIRAGLGPGMVGISTDHECFSLEEALDKLGHGMRISIREGSAAKNLEALMPLLSSHTDRVMLCTDDMHPDRLVKGHLNDLCARCVEGGIDVFDVLQAACVNPVLHYGLPVGQLRVGDPADLIVVDDLERFRVRRTWLSGSEVARHGESLIVPAEAPADMDPHPNHFNCSPKRTADFEVSALQSEVLAIEALDGQLITHKRHMRGTERRGLLVADPQRDLLKIAVADRYHDGPVATGWTTGFGMKRGAIASSVAHDSHNIVAVGTNDEDLCMAVNAVIADRGGVSLVHGRDVRTLPLPVAGIMTDADPWRVAQDYADLDQAAKAMGSTLTAPFMTLSFMALLVIPHLKMSDRGLFDGDAFRLL; from the coding sequence ATGCCTGGCACCACCCTGCGCGGCATGCTCGTGGACATCCCCGCACGACGCATCCGCAAAGCCGAATTGCTGATCCTGGACGGCCTCATCGCCGACATCCGGGAGACCTCCGGCCCGGTGGAGGGCTTCATCCTGCCCGGATTCATTGATGCCCATGTGCATGTGGAGAGCTCGATGCTCATCCCGAGCGCTTTCGCCCGGCTGGCCGTCGTGCACGGAACGGTGGCCACGGTGAGCGACCCGCACGAGATCGCCAATGTGCTGGGCGAAGCGGGTGTGGACCACATGCTCAACGATGGTGCACGAACACCCTTCCACTTCTTCTTCGGAGCGCCCAGTTGCGTGCCCGCCACCGTCTTCGAGACCGCGGGCGCGCGGCTGGACAGTGACGCGGTAGGACGCCTTTTGGAACGCCCCGGGATCCGATATCTGAGCGAGGTGATGGACTTCCCCGGCGTGATCAACGGCGACCCTGAGGTGATGCGCAAGCTGGAGCATGCGCGCAGGCTGGGCAAACCGATAGATGGCCATGCGCCCGGACTACGTGGAGAAGCTGCCGAGCGCTACATCCGCGCGGGGCTGGGGCCCGGCATGGTGGGCATCTCCACCGACCACGAATGCTTTTCGCTGGAGGAAGCCTTGGACAAACTCGGCCACGGCATGCGCATCAGCATCCGCGAAGGCAGCGCCGCGAAGAACCTGGAGGCCCTGATGCCACTGCTCTCCAGCCACACGGACAGGGTGATGCTCTGCACGGACGACATGCATCCCGACCGTCTGGTGAAGGGCCATTTGAACGACCTGTGCGCGCGCTGCGTGGAAGGCGGCATCGACGTTTTCGACGTGCTCCAGGCCGCATGCGTCAACCCTGTGCTGCACTATGGCCTGCCCGTGGGCCAATTGCGCGTGGGCGACCCCGCCGACCTCATCGTGGTGGATGACCTGGAACGCTTCCGCGTACGGCGTACCTGGCTCTCCGGATCGGAGGTCGCGAGGCATGGCGAGTCGCTGATCGTGCCTGCGGAGGCTCCAGCGGACATGGACCCGCATCCCAACCATTTCAATTGTTCTCCCAAGCGCACCGCGGACTTCGAGGTGTCCGCCCTCCAGAGCGAAGTGCTGGCCATCGAAGCGCTGGACGGGCAACTGATCACGCACAAACGCCACATGCGCGGCACGGAACGCCGCGGCCTGCTGGTGGCCGATCCGCAGCGCGACCTGCTGAAGATCGCCGTGGCCGACCGCTACCACGATGGACCGGTGGCCACGGGATGGACCACCGGCTTCGGCATGAAGCGAGGCGCCATCGCCAGCAGTGTGGCCCACGACAGCCACAACATCGTGGCCGTGGGCACCAACGATGAGGACCTGTGCATGGCGGTGAACGCCGTGATCGCCGATCGAGGGGGCGTGAGCCTGGTCCATGGGCGCGATGTGCGGACATTGCCGCTGCCCGTGGCGGGGATCATGACCGATGCCGATCCCTGGCGGGTGGCGCAGGACTACGCCGACCTGGACCAGGCGGCCAAAGCAATGGGCAGCACGCTCACCGCACCCTTCATGACGCTCAGCTTCATGGCCCTGCTGGTGATACCCCACCTGAAGATGAGCGACCGCGGGCTCTTCGACGGCGATGCCTTCCGGCTGTTGTGA
- a CDS encoding DUF4190 domain-containing protein gives MALGLVVLGILAAFLTNSGWLVSALVVAGIVLAAVALRRIRSQERKGKGYALAALILGLIGALITLMVVIRSGF, from the coding sequence GTGGCCCTGGGACTTGTGGTGCTGGGAATTTTGGCGGCCTTCCTCACCAACAGCGGCTGGCTGGTGTCGGCGCTGGTGGTGGCGGGCATCGTACTGGCCGCGGTGGCGTTGCGCAGGATCAGATCGCAGGAGCGCAAGGGCAAGGGCTATGCGCTGGCGGCCTTGATCCTGGGACTGATCGGCGCTCTCATCACCCTGATGGTGGTGATACGTTCAGGGTTCTAG
- the mutS gene encoding DNA mismatch repair protein MutS, whose translation MAKKTAGETPLMDQYGKIKARYPDALLLFRVGDFYETFGQDAITASKVLGIALARRNNGGNADMELAGFPHHALDNHLPKLVRAGHRVAICDQLEDPKLAKSVVKRGVTEVVTPGVAFSDQVVEHRSNHWLAALCQGGDRFGVAFLDVTTGEFLVAEEDATQVAKLLDGHAPKELLLPKGKAGEELLALAGHWRTYALDDWVFTDDFARERLLQHFGTASLKGFGIEELRLGQRAAGAVLHYLGETCHDRLAHVARISRLRPADHVGLDRFTVRNLELIAPVNEGGRTLLEAMDGCVTPMGSRLLKRWILFPLLDMAAIEARLDTVADLVANGPLTGTLGELLDGVGDLERLAGRAAAGRLHPRDLLRLRAALEAALRIRENLAPAGDALATRAAILDVPEDLGGRIAATIAPDTPATLAKGGVVRAGVHAELDELRHVAAHAKDLLLDVQRREIGRTGITGLKVGFNNVFGYYLEVRNTHRDKVPGDWVRKQTLVSAERYITEELKTLEEKIMGAEERILALEQEVFKALVDAVVAAIAPLQATAAALAELDVLRGFAVHARSFNYCRPEFTAGLGLDIRSGRHPVIEQQLPPDAPYVANDVLLDPTDRQMVMITGPNMSGKSALLRQTALIALMAQTGSYVPAAQVRMGLVDRVFTRVGASDNLSTGESTFMVEMNETASILNNLSARGLILLDEIGRGTSTYDGISIAWAIAEFLHEHPARPKTLFATHYHELNEMAALFPRIHNANVAVREVDGRVLFLRKLVPGGSDRSFGIHVARMAGMPAKVVARAEKVLAHLERSHAGDLGDREAGAAPLQRPRGATEGLGREMQLSFFQLDDPAIEGIRSEIEALDIDTLTPVEALLKLHGIKRMVGSSKPRLRKA comes from the coding sequence ATGGCGAAGAAGACGGCCGGCGAGACCCCGCTGATGGACCAGTACGGGAAGATCAAGGCGCGCTACCCGGATGCGCTCCTGCTCTTCCGCGTGGGTGACTTCTATGAGACCTTCGGCCAGGACGCGATCACGGCGTCCAAGGTGCTCGGTATCGCGCTGGCGCGCCGCAACAACGGTGGCAACGCCGACATGGAGCTGGCGGGCTTTCCGCACCACGCTTTGGACAACCATCTGCCCAAGCTGGTGCGTGCGGGCCATCGGGTGGCCATCTGCGACCAATTGGAGGACCCCAAGCTGGCCAAGTCCGTGGTGAAGCGCGGGGTCACCGAGGTGGTCACACCCGGGGTGGCCTTCAGCGACCAGGTGGTGGAGCACCGCAGCAACCACTGGCTCGCCGCGCTTTGTCAAGGAGGCGATCGGTTCGGCGTCGCCTTCCTCGATGTCACCACCGGAGAATTCCTGGTGGCCGAGGAGGACGCCACCCAGGTGGCCAAATTGCTGGATGGCCATGCCCCCAAGGAACTGTTGTTGCCGAAGGGAAAAGCGGGTGAGGAGCTGCTGGCCCTGGCCGGGCACTGGCGCACCTACGCCCTGGACGATTGGGTCTTCACGGACGACTTCGCGCGCGAACGTCTGTTGCAACACTTCGGCACCGCCTCCTTGAAGGGTTTCGGTATCGAAGAGCTGCGGCTGGGCCAGCGCGCCGCTGGTGCCGTGCTCCACTACCTGGGTGAGACCTGCCACGACCGCCTCGCGCACGTGGCCCGGATCAGCAGGTTGCGTCCGGCCGACCATGTGGGACTCGATCGTTTCACGGTGCGGAACCTGGAACTGATCGCCCCGGTGAATGAAGGCGGCCGCACCTTGCTGGAGGCGATGGACGGATGCGTGACACCCATGGGTTCCCGGCTTCTCAAGCGCTGGATCCTCTTCCCCTTGTTGGATATGGCCGCCATCGAAGCCCGGCTGGATACCGTGGCGGACCTGGTGGCGAACGGGCCGCTGACAGGCACGCTCGGGGAGCTTCTGGACGGAGTGGGCGACCTGGAAAGACTGGCCGGCCGGGCCGCCGCTGGCCGGCTGCATCCGCGTGACCTGCTGCGGCTGCGTGCCGCCCTGGAAGCGGCCTTGCGGATCCGCGAGAACCTGGCCCCAGCGGGCGATGCGCTCGCGACCCGGGCGGCCATTTTGGACGTGCCGGAGGATCTCGGTGGTCGGATCGCGGCCACCATCGCGCCCGATACGCCCGCCACCCTGGCCAAAGGCGGAGTGGTCCGCGCTGGCGTGCACGCGGAATTGGATGAGTTGCGGCATGTGGCGGCGCACGCCAAGGACCTGTTGCTGGATGTGCAGCGCCGCGAGATCGGCCGCACGGGCATCACCGGTCTGAAGGTGGGCTTCAACAATGTCTTCGGTTACTACCTGGAGGTGCGCAACACGCACCGCGACAAGGTCCCCGGCGATTGGGTGCGCAAGCAGACCCTGGTCAGTGCGGAGCGGTACATCACCGAGGAATTGAAGACACTGGAGGAGAAGATCATGGGCGCCGAGGAGCGCATCCTGGCACTGGAGCAGGAGGTCTTCAAGGCGCTGGTGGACGCTGTGGTGGCCGCGATCGCACCGCTGCAAGCCACCGCTGCGGCCTTGGCGGAGCTGGACGTCTTGCGCGGTTTCGCGGTCCATGCGCGCTCATTCAACTATTGCCGGCCCGAATTCACGGCGGGCCTGGGTCTGGACATCCGGAGCGGCAGGCACCCGGTGATAGAACAACAGTTGCCGCCTGATGCGCCGTATGTGGCCAACGACGTGCTATTGGATCCCACCGACCGGCAGATGGTGATGATCACCGGGCCGAACATGAGCGGCAAATCGGCCCTGTTGCGCCAGACGGCCCTGATCGCCCTGATGGCCCAGACCGGCAGTTATGTGCCGGCCGCACAGGTGCGCATGGGGCTGGTGGACCGTGTCTTCACGCGGGTGGGCGCCTCGGACAACCTGAGCACAGGCGAGAGCACCTTCATGGTGGAGATGAACGAGACGGCCAGCATCCTCAACAACCTCAGCGCGCGTGGCTTGATCCTGTTGGACGAGATCGGCCGCGGCACCAGCACCTACGATGGCATTTCCATCGCCTGGGCCATCGCCGAATTCCTCCACGAGCATCCGGCCCGCCCCAAGACGCTCTTCGCCACGCACTACCACGAATTGAATGAGATGGCCGCGCTGTTCCCCCGCATCCACAACGCCAATGTGGCGGTGCGCGAGGTGGATGGTCGTGTGCTCTTCCTCCGCAAGCTCGTACCCGGTGGCAGCGACCGCAGCTTCGGCATCCATGTGGCCCGCATGGCGGGCATGCCCGCCAAGGTGGTGGCCCGCGCGGAAAAGGTGCTGGCCCACCTGGAGCGCAGCCACGCCGGTGACCTCGGCGACCGCGAGGCCGGCGCTGCGCCGCTGCAGCGGCCTCGCGGCGCAACGGAAGGCCTTGGTCGCGAAATGCAATTGAGCTTCTTCCAGCTGGACGACCCGGCCATCGAGGGCATCCGCTCGGAGATCGAGGCCTTGGACATCGATACGCTCACCCCGGTGGAGGCCCTGCTGAAACTGCATGGCATCAAGCGCATGGTGGGCTCCAGCAAGCCGCGCCTGCGCAAGGCATGA
- a CDS encoding RNA methyltransferase — MPQGDRKLHMDELGRVAPDRYRDQPLKHITLVLDDIRSRHNVGSMFRTADAFGLEGLVLCGFTPLPPHREIEKTALGATLAVPWRHAPNALDAVRGLQAAGYMALAVEQTAQATPLMEFRHDPRRPLALVLGNELHGVSEEVVAICDACVVVPQRGSKHSLNVAVCAGVVSWWFSR; from the coding sequence ATGCCCCAGGGCGACCGCAAGCTGCACATGGACGAATTGGGCCGCGTGGCGCCCGATCGGTACCGCGACCAGCCCCTGAAGCACATCACGCTGGTCTTGGACGATATCCGCAGCCGGCACAATGTGGGCTCCATGTTCCGCACGGCGGACGCCTTCGGGCTGGAGGGCCTGGTGCTCTGCGGATTCACGCCGCTGCCACCGCATCGCGAGATCGAGAAGACCGCCTTGGGCGCCACCTTGGCAGTGCCCTGGCGGCATGCGCCGAACGCTTTGGATGCCGTGAGGGGGCTCCAAGCGGCAGGGTACATGGCGCTGGCGGTGGAACAGACCGCGCAAGCCACGCCCTTGATGGAATTCCGGCACGACCCACGGCGCCCGTTGGCCTTGGTGCTGGGCAACGAACTTCATGGCGTTTCGGAGGAGGTGGTGGCGATCTGCGATGCCTGCGTGGTGGTGCCGCAGCGGGGTAGCAAGCACTCCCTCAATGTGGCCGTGTGCGCCGGCGTGGTCAGTTGGTGGTTCTCGCGATGA
- a CDS encoding deoxynucleoside kinase, which produces MERPNETSAAPPPYVAIEGLIGAGKTTLAKRLAAEWGARLVLEEFDDNPFLPRFYESPERYAFTVELSFLAQRYHQLKRITEQDLFQPRTVADYSLGKSLVFASVTLPPDEYTLFRDLYAIMYGDLPGPDLIVYLHLGPERLQERIRSRGRGYEQSIGTEYLLRLQERYMDHLRKQQLARVLVVDLGAKDLLHDTEAHHRLVREITRHDAPQYQVVAL; this is translated from the coding sequence ATGGAACGACCGAACGAGACCAGTGCCGCACCGCCTCCCTATGTGGCCATCGAGGGCCTCATCGGCGCGGGCAAGACCACCCTGGCGAAGCGCCTGGCGGCGGAATGGGGCGCACGGCTGGTACTGGAGGAGTTCGATGACAACCCCTTCCTGCCGCGCTTTTACGAGTCACCCGAGCGCTATGCCTTCACCGTGGAGCTGTCCTTTCTGGCACAGCGCTACCACCAACTCAAGCGCATCACCGAGCAGGACCTCTTCCAGCCGCGCACCGTGGCGGACTACTCCTTGGGCAAGTCGCTCGTATTCGCCAGCGTCACGCTCCCACCGGATGAATACACGCTGTTCCGCGACCTGTACGCCATCATGTACGGCGACCTGCCCGGACCGGATCTCATCGTCTACCTGCACCTGGGGCCTGAGCGTCTTCAGGAGCGTATCCGTTCCCGGGGACGAGGCTACGAGCAGAGCATCGGCACGGAATACCTGTTGCGCTTGCAGGAGCGTTACATGGACCACTTGCGCAAACAGCAACTGGCGCGTGTGCTGGTGGTGGACCTCGGAGCGAAGGACCTGCTCCACGACACCGAGGCGCACCACCGACTGGTGCGGGAGATCACGCGGCACGATGCGCCACAATACCAGGTGGTCGCCCTCTGA
- the folK gene encoding 2-amino-4-hydroxy-6-hydroxymethyldihydropteridine diphosphokinase, whose product MAEVLLSLGADLGDPALQLDEAERRIGAVVGGVLARSRDHWTEPWGFTGDRLFLNRALLLRTTIEPDELMGRLLGVEAELGRERKRGEGTVPRTADIDILLYDDRVIDRPGLTVPHPRMHLRTFALAPAADIAPGMRHPILGRSVLELLHDLRRP is encoded by the coding sequence ATGGCCGAAGTGCTGCTCTCCCTGGGCGCCGACCTGGGCGACCCGGCCCTGCAACTCGATGAGGCGGAACGGCGCATCGGCGCAGTGGTGGGCGGCGTGCTCGCCCGCAGCCGCGACCATTGGACCGAACCGTGGGGCTTCACTGGCGACCGGCTCTTTTTGAACCGCGCCCTCCTGCTGCGCACGACCATAGAGCCTGATGAGCTGATGGGCCGGCTGTTGGGGGTCGAGGCCGAACTGGGAAGGGAACGAAAGCGGGGTGAAGGCACTGTTCCGCGCACCGCCGACATCGACATCCTCCTGTACGATGACCGGGTCATCGACCGCCCGGGACTCACCGTACCGCACCCGCGCATGCACCTGCGCACCTTCGCGCTGGCCCCGGCGGCCGACATCGCACCGGGCATGAGGCATCCGATACTCGGTCGATCGGTGCTGGAGTTGCTCCACGATCTTCGTCGACCCTAG
- the sppA gene encoding signal peptide peptidase SppA has product MKQFLKYVLATMVGLLLVSVVMFLLFLGTLAALSSGFSSGKQVAIKDNTLLHLTMDEVLVDRGRKDQLDIDLGPFSGARSIGLNDVLACLENAKTDEKIAGVFLDLSEVQGGLATLREIRDKLIEFREVSGKPVIAYADNFSQGAYYLATAADEIYLQPVGDLEYRGLRTEYMFLKGMFEKLDIDIHLVRGSNNQFKSFGETYTEDRMSPANREQIRTILNGVWADHRAAVAAARKTPEARIDLIVDSALIRNADSALVFGLVDGLLYRDQLLDTLRTRLDLEAGKDIRVASLATYRRSFTPKQEKTRGKDGDKREKLAVIYAQGGIDLGKGDAESIGSASLSKTIREAREDSTIKAVVLRVNSPGGSALASDVIWREVERTRAEKPVVVSMGNVAASGGYYISAAANKIYASPSTITGSIGVIGIIPNMQGFFKNKLGITFDGEKTHTYADLLSVSRPLTKREKQLIQTYVDDFYETFLQRVAEGRNLTRDQVDAIAQGRVWTGTDAKRLGLVDELGGLEDAIAAANELAGLDDPRIVELPKQKELIEQILEDLKGGANAWAVTQVLGDDARTLRSYKQASEARRQMGILARMPFDLDIE; this is encoded by the coding sequence ATGAAACAGTTCCTCAAGTACGTCCTCGCCACCATGGTCGGCCTGCTGCTCGTCAGCGTGGTGATGTTCCTGCTCTTCCTTGGCACCCTTGCTGCCCTGAGTTCGGGATTCTCCTCCGGGAAGCAGGTCGCGATCAAGGACAACACCCTGCTGCATCTCACCATGGACGAGGTATTGGTGGACCGCGGCCGCAAGGACCAGCTGGACATCGACCTGGGGCCGTTCAGCGGCGCAAGGAGCATTGGCCTCAATGACGTGCTGGCCTGCCTGGAGAACGCCAAGACCGATGAGAAGATCGCCGGCGTATTCCTGGACCTTTCCGAAGTGCAGGGCGGGTTGGCCACGCTGCGCGAGATCCGCGACAAGCTGATCGAATTCAGGGAGGTCAGCGGCAAACCGGTGATCGCCTATGCCGACAACTTTTCGCAAGGGGCCTACTATCTGGCCACCGCAGCGGATGAGATCTACCTGCAGCCCGTGGGCGACTTGGAATACCGCGGCCTGCGCACGGAGTACATGTTCCTGAAGGGCATGTTCGAAAAGCTCGACATCGACATCCACCTGGTGCGGGGCAGCAACAACCAGTTCAAGAGCTTCGGGGAGACCTACACCGAGGACCGGATGAGCCCCGCCAACCGGGAGCAGATCCGCACGATCCTAAATGGTGTGTGGGCCGATCACCGGGCAGCTGTGGCCGCTGCGCGGAAGACCCCCGAGGCCCGCATCGATCTGATCGTGGACAGCGCCCTGATCCGCAACGCCGACTCCGCCCTGGTCTTCGGGCTGGTGGACGGACTGCTCTACCGCGACCAGCTGCTGGACACCCTGCGCACCCGGCTCGATCTCGAAGCGGGCAAGGACATCCGCGTGGCCAGCCTGGCCACCTACCGACGCTCCTTCACCCCCAAGCAGGAAAAGACCCGTGGCAAGGATGGTGACAAGCGCGAAAAACTCGCGGTCATCTACGCACAGGGGGGTATCGACCTGGGCAAGGGTGACGCGGAGAGCATCGGCAGCGCCAGCCTCTCGAAGACCATCCGCGAGGCCCGCGAGGACAGCACCATCAAGGCGGTGGTGCTGCGCGTGAATTCGCCCGGCGGCAGCGCGCTGGCCAGCGACGTCATCTGGCGAGAGGTGGAACGCACCCGCGCCGAGAAGCCCGTGGTGGTGAGCATGGGCAACGTGGCCGCATCGGGAGGCTATTACATCAGCGCCGCCGCGAACAAGATCTACGCTTCGCCCAGCACCATCACCGGTTCCATCGGTGTGATCGGCATCATCCCCAACATGCAGGGCTTCTTCAAGAACAAGCTGGGCATCACCTTCGATGGGGAGAAGACCCACACGTACGCCGACCTGCTCTCCGTGAGCCGCCCCCTCACCAAGCGGGAAAAGCAGTTGATCCAGACCTACGTGGACGACTTCTACGAGACCTTCCTGCAGCGCGTGGCCGAAGGGCGGAACTTGACGCGTGACCAGGTGGACGCCATCGCCCAGGGCCGTGTTTGGACCGGCACCGACGCCAAGCGGCTGGGGCTGGTGGACGAACTGGGCGGGCTGGAGGATGCCATCGCCGCCGCCAATGAATTGGCCGGACTGGACGACCCGCGCATCGTGGAACTGCCCAAACAGAAGGAGCTGATCGAACAGATCCTGGAAGACCTGAAAGGTGGGGCCAACGCCTGGGCCGTGACGCAGGTCCTGGGCGACGATGCCCGCACCCTGCGCAGCTACAAGCAGGCCAGCGAAGCACGCCGCCAAATGGGCATCCTGGCCCGCATGCCCTTCGATCTGGACATCGAATAA